The Chitinophagaceae bacterium DNA segment ATACTTCGTAATAATCTCTTTTATTTGCCATATTTTATGTTCCTGTTATAACTTTGGAGAATCGTATTACTTTGTCCTGAATGTAATACCCTTTTTCTAATACATCTACAATTTTTCCCTTCAAATGGCTGTCGGTGACAGATATTTGGGTTATAGCTTCGTGTTTTTCGGGATCAAAATCTTCTTTTATTTTGGTATCCATTGATTTTACTCCATTTTGTTCTAAAACTTTTATCAGTTTATTATAGATAAGTTCTGTTCCTTCTTTGAGGGTAGTATCTATTGTTTTTCCTTCTATTGCTTTGAAAGACCTTTCAAAATCATCTACTACTGGCAAAATGGCTTTTAATACAGATTCTGATGCGGTTTTTATGGTTTCTATACGTTCTTTTGCGGTTCTTCTTTTAAAGTTGTCAAACTCGGAATACAGACGTATATATTTATCTTTTATTTCCTGCAATTCTTTTTTAAGCATTTCTGTTTCTCCATCTTTTTTTTCTTCTGTATCGGGAGTATCTTCTTTGTTTTCTAAATTTTCTTCTTCTTTTAAGTGTTTTTTATCCATATAATGATATGCTTTTGAGTATTTGTAAATTTAAGATTTATACCTATTAAAATAGATATGAAACAATTGTTTTGCCATAGGGTGTATACTGACAAAATGACGTTTTTCCAGTTATTCTTTTTGTTTTATTTTATTTTTTATCCATATTTCTATAGAGTTTTGTAGTTCTGTTCTGTTATTTTTTTCATCTACCGATAAAATGGGAGTATGTATCAGATTGATTTTCTGGAGAATGGGCGTTTTACTGATAAAATAAAAAAAAGAAAATATGGATATGTTTGTAATATCCGAATGCGGAAAAGGTTTTGAGATACGATAAGAGGGTATGGAAAGAGAAAGGGATTTGTAAAAGAGAAATTGCATTTTTGTCAGTGTTTTAAAAGAAATATGTGTGTTCTCAAAAATACAAGAATGTATTTCTCGGATATTACCAGATATAAGAAAGTCGGCAATGATTATATTACAGATATGGAACGAGTAAGAAAATATTGGAATATCTAAAAACTCTAATCGTATGTATTGTAAGAGGCATTCCAAAGATATTATATAAGGTTGGGTTACATTGTTTATATTCCATGTATAACAAATATAATTTTGTTTGAGAAAACGATCTATAGTATATTCAAAAGGATTATTGTATTCAGAATAAAAGATAAAAACAATAACTCCAATGGGTTTATTGTTTTGAGAGTATTTATAAAATGAGAGATGTTGATGTTGTATTGTTTCAAAAATCATATTCTATGTGTAAAAAAATAAAATAGCACACTCATTTAACTGATGCTACTGATGTACTCATTAAAAATCAGTCGTATCGGTTAAATCAATGTGCGATTAAAAAGACAACTCTTTAAATGGACAAAATTATTTTTGCGTATCTTTTGCTTTTAACGATTCTTGTTGTC contains these protein-coding regions:
- a CDS encoding nucleotide exchange factor GrpE, producing MDKKHLKEEENLENKEDTPDTEEKKDGETEMLKKELQEIKDKYIRLYSEFDNFKRRTAKERIETIKTASESVLKAILPVVDDFERSFKAIEGKTIDTTLKEGTELIYNKLIKVLEQNGVKSMDTKIKEDFDPEKHEAITQISVTDSHLKGKIVDVLEKGYYIQDKVIRFSKVITGT